A single Micromonospora sp. CCTCC AA 2012012 DNA region contains:
- the bioD gene encoding dethiobiotin synthase: MSDGAWTGPVLVTGTDTEVGKTVVTAAIAAAAQAAGMRVAVIKPGQTGTATGDPGDVDSVTRLAAPSTGRTLASYPDPLAPLAAARVAELEPLELYTAVDAIRAEVDKHDLVLVEGAGGLLVPMGLRPSGEPWTVADLAVSLGAPAVVVARAGLGTLNHTALTLEALERRAVPAGVVVGAWPTEPELVHWSNLTDLLPNLLGAVPMGAGAMDPGVFRRSAPGWLTPALYGVLDDWRAWAEESG, encoded by the coding sequence ATGAGCGATGGTGCGTGGACCGGACCGGTGCTGGTGACGGGGACGGACACCGAGGTGGGCAAGACCGTGGTGACCGCGGCGATCGCGGCGGCCGCGCAGGCCGCCGGCATGCGGGTGGCCGTGATCAAACCCGGTCAGACGGGTACGGCCACCGGTGACCCGGGCGACGTCGACTCGGTGACCCGGCTGGCCGCCCCGTCGACCGGCCGGACCCTGGCCAGCTATCCGGACCCGCTGGCCCCGCTCGCCGCGGCCCGGGTCGCCGAGCTGGAGCCGCTGGAGCTGTACACCGCCGTCGACGCGATCCGCGCGGAGGTCGACAAGCACGACCTGGTGCTGGTCGAGGGGGCCGGCGGGCTGCTCGTACCGATGGGGTTGCGCCCGTCGGGGGAGCCCTGGACGGTGGCCGACCTGGCGGTGTCGCTGGGTGCGCCGGCCGTGGTGGTGGCCCGCGCCGGCCTCGGCACGCTCAACCACACCGCGCTCACCCTGGAGGCGCTGGAGCGGCGGGCCGTGCCGGCCGGTGTCGTGGTCGGCGCGTGGCCGACGGAGCCGGAGCTGGTGCACTGGTCCAACCTGACCGACCTGCTGCCGAACCTGCTCGGCGCGGTGCCGATGGGCGCGGGCGCGATGGACCCGGGGGTGTTCCGCCGGTCCGCCCCGGGCTGGCTCACCCCGGCGCTCTACGGGGTGCTCGACGACTGGCGGGCCTGGGCCGAGGAGAGCGGCTGA
- the bsaP gene encoding biotin synthase auxiliary protein BsaP, which translates to MTELAGSALARRWCDRCGADAAVGGHEACAAARALEPPRFCTHCRRRMKVQVLPVGWSAVCVEHGELRG; encoded by the coding sequence GTGACCGAGCTTGCCGGGTCCGCGCTGGCGCGGCGCTGGTGCGACCGATGCGGTGCGGACGCCGCGGTCGGCGGGCACGAGGCGTGCGCGGCGGCGCGGGCGTTGGAGCCGCCGCGCTTCTGCACGCACTGCCGCCGTCGGATGAAGGTGCAGGTGCTGCCGGTCGGCTGGTCGGCGGTCTGCGTCGAGCACGGCGAGCTGCGGGGCTGA
- a CDS encoding GNAT family N-acetyltransferase, which produces MLRGRVVTLRPVTEADVPALAAIRATPEVRRWWRGDDDLAGAVRADLADDELAVYAIEHDGRVVGAIQWYAETDPDYRHASLDVFLDPAVRGTGLGGDAVRTLVRHLVDEHGHHRFTVDPAAANTAAIRAYAKAGFRPVGILRRYERGADGRWHDGLLMDLLADDLPR; this is translated from the coding sequence GTGCTGCGGGGACGGGTGGTGACGTTGCGGCCGGTGACGGAGGCGGACGTGCCCGCGCTCGCGGCGATCCGCGCCACCCCGGAGGTGCGCCGCTGGTGGCGCGGCGACGACGACCTGGCCGGGGCGGTCCGCGCCGACCTGGCCGACGACGAGCTGGCCGTCTACGCCATCGAGCACGACGGCCGGGTGGTCGGCGCGATCCAGTGGTACGCGGAGACCGACCCCGACTACCGCCACGCCAGCCTCGACGTCTTCCTCGACCCGGCGGTACGCGGCACCGGGCTCGGCGGGGACGCCGTGCGCACCCTGGTCCGACACCTGGTCGACGAGCACGGCCACCACCGGTTCACGGTCGACCCGGCGGCGGCGAACACCGCGGCGATCCGGGCGTACGCGAAGGCGGGTTTCCGCCCGGTGGGCATTCTGCGGCGCTACGAGCGCGGTGCCGACGGGCGCTGGCACGACGGCCTGCTGATGGACCTGCTCGCCGACGACCTGCCGCGCTGA
- the bioB gene encoding biotin synthase BioB — translation MPEILDQARTQVLENGVGLDEAGVLAVLNLPDEDVPAALQLAHEVRMRWCGPEVEVEGIVSLKTGGCPEDCHFCSQSGLFTSPVRSVWLDIPSLVEAAKQTAATGATEFCIVAAVRGPDARLMKQMREGVAAIKAEVDIQVAASLGMLSQEQVDELVEMGVHRYNHNLETCRSYFPNVVTTHSWEERWETLTMVRDSGMEVCCGGILGLGETVEQRAEFAAQLAALDPHEVPLNFLNPRPGTPLGDRPVVEGKDALRAIAAFRLAMPRTILRYAGGREITLGDLGTRDGLLGGINAVIVGNYLTTLGRPATADLELLDDLKMPVKALSATL, via the coding sequence ATGCCAGAGATCCTCGACCAGGCCCGTACCCAGGTGCTGGAGAACGGCGTCGGCCTCGACGAGGCCGGTGTCCTCGCCGTGCTCAACCTGCCCGACGAAGACGTCCCCGCCGCCCTGCAGCTCGCCCACGAGGTGCGGATGCGCTGGTGCGGGCCGGAGGTCGAGGTCGAGGGCATCGTCTCGCTGAAGACCGGCGGCTGCCCCGAGGACTGCCACTTCTGCTCGCAGTCCGGCCTGTTCACCTCGCCGGTCCGCTCCGTCTGGCTGGACATCCCGTCGCTGGTCGAGGCGGCGAAGCAGACCGCGGCGACCGGGGCGACGGAGTTCTGCATCGTGGCCGCCGTGCGCGGCCCGGACGCCCGGCTGATGAAGCAGATGCGTGAGGGCGTCGCCGCCATCAAGGCGGAGGTCGACATCCAGGTCGCCGCCTCGCTGGGCATGCTCAGCCAGGAGCAGGTCGACGAGCTGGTCGAGATGGGCGTGCACCGCTACAACCACAACCTGGAGACCTGCCGCTCCTACTTCCCCAACGTGGTCACCACGCACTCCTGGGAGGAGCGCTGGGAGACGCTGACGATGGTCCGCGACTCCGGCATGGAGGTCTGCTGCGGCGGCATCCTCGGTCTCGGCGAGACGGTGGAGCAGCGGGCGGAGTTCGCCGCGCAGCTCGCCGCGCTGGACCCGCACGAGGTGCCGCTGAACTTCCTCAACCCCCGCCCGGGCACCCCGCTCGGTGACCGTCCGGTGGTCGAGGGGAAGGACGCGCTGCGGGCCATCGCCGCGTTCCGGCTGGCCATGCCGCGCACCATCCTCCGGTACGCGGGCGGCCGCGAGATCACCCTCGGTGACCTCGGCACCCGGGACGGGCTGCTGGGTGGCATCAACGCGGTGATCGTCGGCAACTACCTGACCACCCTGGGCCGACCGGCGACCGCCGACCTGGAGCTGCTGGACGACCTGAAGATGCCGGTCAAGGCGCTCTCCGCGACGCTGTGA
- a CDS encoding 8-amino-7-oxononanoate synthase, whose product MADWLAALERRAEQRAKAGLTRRLRPRAADDAVVDLAGNDYLGLATHPEVTAAAARALSAYGLGATGSRLVRGSTQLHHALEESLADWLGTDRALVFSSGYLANLAAVRGLVQPRTLLVSDAHNHASLIDGCRISGAETVVTPHADVDAVAAALAAAPGRPAVVVTESVFSVDGDLAPLARLHAVARRHGALLLVDDAHALGVTGPAGAGGVAAAGLAGQPDVVVTATLSKALGGAGGVVAGPAEFVRHLVETGRTFIFDTALPPAVAAGVATALRLARAGDPLRAELADRAARAVRRLGAAGLTVSAPDAAVVSVTAPGPEAATAWAADCRDRGIAVGCFRPPSTPDTRSRLRLTISAGVPRADFERALDVIVETAP is encoded by the coding sequence GTGGCGGACTGGCTGGCGGCACTCGAACGCCGCGCCGAGCAGCGCGCCAAGGCGGGACTGACCCGTCGGCTGCGCCCCCGCGCCGCCGACGACGCCGTCGTCGACCTGGCCGGCAACGACTACCTGGGGTTGGCCACCCACCCGGAGGTCACCGCCGCCGCCGCGCGGGCGCTCTCCGCGTACGGGCTGGGGGCCACCGGGTCGCGGCTGGTGCGCGGCTCCACGCAGCTGCACCACGCGCTGGAGGAGTCGCTCGCCGACTGGCTCGGCACCGACCGGGCGCTGGTCTTCTCCTCCGGCTACCTGGCCAACCTCGCCGCCGTCCGGGGCCTGGTGCAGCCGCGTACGCTGCTCGTCTCCGACGCCCACAACCACGCCTCGCTGATCGACGGCTGCCGGATCTCCGGCGCCGAGACCGTGGTGACCCCGCACGCCGACGTCGACGCGGTGGCCGCGGCGCTGGCCGCCGCGCCCGGCCGGCCGGCGGTGGTGGTGACCGAGTCGGTCTTCTCCGTCGATGGTGACCTCGCCCCGCTGGCCCGGCTGCACGCCGTCGCCCGCCGGCACGGCGCGCTGCTTCTGGTGGACGACGCGCACGCGCTGGGCGTGACCGGGCCGGCCGGCGCCGGCGGGGTGGCCGCCGCGGGCCTGGCGGGGCAGCCCGACGTGGTGGTGACGGCGACCCTCTCCAAGGCGCTCGGTGGGGCGGGCGGCGTGGTGGCCGGCCCGGCCGAGTTCGTGCGCCACCTGGTGGAGACCGGGCGGACGTTCATCTTCGACACCGCGCTGCCGCCGGCCGTGGCCGCCGGGGTCGCCACGGCGCTGCGGCTGGCCCGCGCCGGTGACCCGCTCCGGGCCGAACTGGCCGACCGGGCGGCCCGCGCGGTGCGCCGGCTCGGCGCGGCCGGGTTGACCGTCTCCGCCCCCGACGCGGCGGTGGTCTCGGTGACCGCGCCGGGTCCGGAGGCGGCGACCGCCTGGGCGGCCGACTGCCGGGACCGCGGGATCGCGGTGGGCTGCTTCCGCCCGCCGTCCACCCCGGACACCCGCTCCCGCCTGCGCCTCACCATCAGCGCCGGCGTGCCCCGCGCCGACTTCGAACGGGCGCTGGACGTCATCGTGGAGACTGCCCCATGA
- a CDS encoding DUF488 domain-containing protein, translated as MERAMVTVGHGTADRERLGELLGGAGVALVVDVRRYPASRTNPDVRREALAQWLPEVGVDYRWEPTLGGRRHLRAGEPEPDTWWTVPAFRAYAAWTRTPEFDAALDAVLADAAERTTAVLCSESVWWRCHRRLIADVTLLGRGVPVEHLMPDGRLSPHRPAEGARRLPDGHLIWDG; from the coding sequence GTGGAGCGGGCGATGGTGACGGTGGGGCACGGGACGGCCGACCGGGAGCGGCTGGGGGAGCTGCTGGGCGGCGCGGGGGTGGCGCTGGTGGTGGACGTGCGGCGGTATCCGGCCAGCCGGACCAACCCGGACGTGCGGCGGGAGGCGCTCGCACAGTGGCTGCCCGAGGTGGGCGTCGACTACCGGTGGGAGCCGACCCTCGGCGGTCGCCGGCACCTGCGGGCCGGCGAACCCGAGCCGGACACCTGGTGGACCGTCCCGGCCTTCCGGGCGTACGCGGCCTGGACCCGCACGCCGGAGTTCGACGCGGCGCTGGACGCGGTGCTCGCCGACGCCGCCGAGCGGACCACGGCGGTGCTGTGCAGCGAGAGCGTGTGGTGGCGCTGCCACCGGCGACTGATCGCCGACGTCACGCTGCTCGGCCGGGGCGTGCCGGTCGAGCACCTGATGCCCGACGGTCGGCTCAGCCCGCACCGCCCCGCCGAGGGCGCCCGCCGGCTCCCCGACGGCCACCTGATCTGGGACGGCTGA
- a CDS encoding glycoside hydrolase family 9 protein, translating into MHHPIRPPVRSRPWLRRLLAAGAALTTGLTLAVAAPTPAPASAAPAFNYSEALQKSLFFYEAQQSGKKPAWNRVSWRGDSALTDGADVGLDLTGGWYDAGDHVKFGFPMAFSTTMLAWGAVEYRDGYVSSGQLPHLLNNLRWVNDYFVKAHPAPNVLYGQVGKGDDDHKWWGPAEVLPMARPAYKIDASCGGADLAGETAAAMAASSMVFRPTDAAYADKLLGHARQLYTFADTVRKSYSDCITDAASFYKSWSGYQDELVWGAIWLYRATGDATYLAKAESEYDKLGTENQTTTKSYKWTLAWDNKQFGAYVLLAALTGKQKYVDDANRWLDWWTVGVNGSRVNYSPGGEAVLDSWGSLRYAANTAFAALVYSDQTSDATRKTRYHDFAVRQINYALGDNPRNSSYLIGFGTNSPRNPHHRTAHGSWWDSQTVPTETRHVLYGALVGGPSSANDAYTDSRSDYVMNEVATDYNAGFTSALARLSKEYGGTPLAGFPVAEQPDMDELTVETTVMQAETRATGLKAIIYNKSAFPARALTTAKFRYYFRPDGTGPVTVTPGYTQGCPSPSAAKQYSADIWYVEVDCTGYTIAPAGQSQHRMEVQFKIGVPEGGTWDPTNDPSYQAAAGPNRKVPLYSNGVKVWGDEPGPATPDTTAPTAPGTPVASAVTSTGLTLTWPAATDTGGSGLAGYDITQAQVGSDALVLLRSTTNTLAVTGLLPERTYQFSVVARDGAGNRSTASPTVSVTTPAAPAPDTTPPTAPGTPTASAVGPTGLTLAWGPATDNVGVTGYRVYRSGSVLVGSTTGTSLAVTGLTAATAYTFTVVAVDAAGNASAASAPVTVTTADPPAAGGCKVGYVTSDWNTGFTANITVTNTGTVGMTGWTLAFSFPSTGQKVGQGWSANFTQTGTAVTASNVSYNGTLAPGASTSFGFNGTHTGTNPRPTAFTLNGTPCTVS; encoded by the coding sequence ATGCACCACCCGATCCGACCGCCGGTGCGGAGCCGACCCTGGCTGCGCCGCCTCCTCGCCGCCGGCGCCGCCCTCACCACCGGCCTCACCCTGGCCGTCGCCGCACCCACGCCCGCTCCGGCGAGCGCCGCCCCCGCGTTCAACTACTCGGAGGCCCTCCAGAAGTCGCTCTTCTTCTACGAGGCGCAGCAGTCCGGGAAGAAGCCGGCCTGGAACCGGGTCTCCTGGCGCGGCGACTCCGCGCTGACCGACGGCGCGGACGTCGGTCTCGACCTCACCGGCGGCTGGTACGACGCCGGCGACCACGTCAAGTTCGGCTTCCCGATGGCGTTCAGCACCACCATGCTGGCCTGGGGCGCGGTCGAGTACCGGGACGGCTACGTCTCCTCCGGCCAGCTCCCGCACCTGCTGAACAACCTGCGTTGGGTCAACGACTACTTCGTCAAGGCACACCCCGCGCCGAACGTCCTCTACGGACAGGTCGGCAAGGGCGACGACGACCACAAGTGGTGGGGTCCGGCCGAGGTGCTGCCGATGGCGCGGCCCGCGTACAAGATCGATGCGAGCTGCGGCGGTGCGGACCTGGCGGGGGAGACGGCGGCCGCGATGGCCGCCTCGTCGATGGTGTTCCGCCCCACCGACGCCGCCTACGCGGACAAGCTGCTCGGGCACGCCCGGCAGCTCTACACCTTCGCCGACACGGTGCGGAAGTCCTACAGCGACTGCATCACCGACGCGGCGTCGTTCTACAAGTCCTGGAGCGGCTATCAGGACGAGCTGGTCTGGGGCGCGATCTGGCTCTACCGGGCCACCGGCGACGCCACCTACCTCGCCAAGGCCGAGAGCGAGTACGACAAGCTCGGCACCGAGAACCAGACCACCACGAAGTCCTACAAGTGGACCCTCGCCTGGGACAACAAGCAGTTCGGGGCGTACGTGCTGCTGGCCGCCCTGACCGGCAAGCAGAAGTACGTCGACGACGCGAACCGCTGGCTCGACTGGTGGACCGTCGGCGTGAACGGCTCCCGGGTGAACTACTCGCCCGGCGGGGAGGCCGTCCTCGACTCCTGGGGCTCGCTGCGGTACGCCGCCAACACCGCCTTCGCCGCGCTGGTCTACAGCGACCAGACCTCCGACGCGACCCGCAAGACGCGCTACCACGACTTCGCCGTCCGGCAGATCAACTACGCGCTCGGCGACAACCCGCGCAACTCCAGCTACCTGATCGGCTTCGGCACCAACTCGCCGCGCAACCCGCACCACCGCACCGCGCACGGCTCCTGGTGGGACAGCCAGACCGTGCCCACCGAGACCCGGCACGTGCTCTACGGCGCGCTGGTCGGCGGTCCCTCCTCGGCCAACGACGCCTACACCGACAGCCGGTCCGACTACGTGATGAACGAGGTCGCCACCGACTACAACGCCGGCTTCACCTCCGCCCTGGCCCGGCTGTCGAAGGAGTACGGCGGCACCCCGCTCGCCGGCTTCCCGGTCGCCGAGCAGCCGGACATGGACGAGCTGACCGTGGAGACCACGGTGATGCAGGCCGAGACCCGGGCCACCGGACTGAAGGCGATCATCTACAACAAGTCGGCCTTCCCGGCCCGCGCGCTGACCACCGCGAAGTTCCGCTACTACTTCCGCCCCGACGGCACCGGCCCGGTCACCGTCACCCCCGGCTACACCCAGGGCTGCCCGTCGCCGTCGGCCGCCAAGCAGTACAGCGCCGACATCTGGTACGTCGAGGTCGACTGCACCGGGTACACCATCGCCCCGGCCGGTCAGTCGCAGCACCGGATGGAGGTCCAGTTCAAGATCGGCGTACCGGAGGGCGGCACCTGGGACCCGACGAACGACCCGTCGTACCAGGCCGCCGCCGGGCCGAACCGGAAGGTGCCGCTCTATTCCAACGGGGTGAAGGTCTGGGGTGACGAGCCGGGACCGGCCACCCCCGACACCACCGCGCCGACCGCGCCCGGCACCCCGGTCGCCTCGGCGGTCACCTCGACCGGGCTCACCCTGACCTGGCCCGCCGCCACCGACACCGGCGGCAGCGGACTCGCCGGCTACGACATCACCCAGGCGCAGGTCGGCAGCGACGCCCTGGTGCTGCTGAGGTCCACGACGAACACCCTCGCCGTCACCGGGCTGCTGCCGGAGCGGACGTACCAGTTCAGCGTGGTCGCCCGCGACGGCGCCGGCAACCGGTCGACGGCCTCGCCGACCGTCAGCGTCACCACCCCGGCCGCGCCCGCCCCGGACACCACCCCGCCCACCGCGCCCGGCACGCCCACCGCCTCGGCGGTCGGCCCGACCGGGCTCACCCTCGCCTGGGGTCCGGCCACCGACAACGTCGGCGTCACCGGCTACCGGGTGTACCGCTCCGGGAGCGTCCTCGTCGGGTCCACCACGGGGACCAGCCTCGCGGTCACCGGCCTTACCGCCGCCACGGCGTACACCTTCACCGTGGTCGCGGTGGACGCGGCCGGCAACGCCTCCGCGGCCTCCGCGCCGGTCACCGTCACCACCGCGGACCCACCGGCCGCCGGCGGCTGCAAGGTCGGGTACGTCACCAGCGACTGGAACACCGGCTTCACCGCCAACATCACCGTCACCAACACCGGCACGGTCGGGATGACCGGTTGGACGCTCGCGTTCAGCTTCCCGAGCACCGGGCAGAAGGTCGGCCAGGGCTGGTCGGCCAACTTCACCCAGACCGGCACCGCGGTGACCGCGTCGAACGTCTCCTACAACGGCACCCTCGCCCCGGGCGCGTCGACGAGCTTCGGCTTCAACGGCACCCACACCGGCACCAACCCCCGACCCACCGCCTTCACCCTCAACGGCACCCCCTGCACCGTCTCCTGA
- a CDS encoding LPXTG cell wall anchor domain-containing protein: protein MPQRRHVARAALTAAAATACLAFAAPAMATGNPHNPPGDNGTVKIDGAPFEDKVDNQPHVTCDFELEFFNFDEGQKANITLWAQPPSSSPKDKVVWSKTGVLISDDPASGAQNDHDEVIRLSAKDLDLTGLTRHPKQGYHIKLDVDLTDGKAFDDKHKVFWLQPCESTGSPSPTPTPSTPGGETPTPTPGGSGNPSQNPSQNPSVNPSGPAGGGGGTGTEGGLPLTGVAATSISLTGLALIVGGVVLMALRRRRDRITFTS from the coding sequence ATGCCACAGCGTCGGCACGTGGCGCGCGCGGCCCTCACCGCAGCCGCCGCCACGGCCTGCCTCGCCTTCGCCGCCCCGGCCATGGCGACCGGCAATCCGCACAACCCGCCGGGCGACAACGGCACCGTCAAGATCGACGGTGCGCCGTTCGAGGACAAGGTCGACAACCAGCCGCACGTCACCTGCGACTTCGAGCTGGAGTTCTTCAACTTCGACGAGGGCCAGAAGGCGAACATCACGCTCTGGGCCCAGCCGCCGTCGAGCAGCCCGAAGGACAAGGTCGTCTGGTCGAAGACCGGCGTGCTGATCAGCGACGACCCGGCCTCCGGCGCGCAGAACGACCACGACGAGGTCATCAGGCTCTCCGCGAAGGACCTCGACCTGACCGGCCTGACGCGGCACCCGAAGCAGGGCTACCACATCAAGCTCGATGTGGACCTGACCGACGGCAAGGCGTTCGACGACAAGCACAAGGTGTTCTGGCTCCAGCCGTGCGAGTCCACCGGGTCGCCGTCGCCGACGCCGACCCCGTCCACCCCGGGCGGGGAGACGCCGACCCCGACGCCGGGCGGCTCCGGGAACCCCTCGCAGAACCCGTCGCAGAACCCGTCCGTCAACCCGTCGGGCCCGGCGGGCGGTGGTGGCGGCACCGGCACCGAGGGCGGCCTGCCGCTGACCGGCGTGGCGGCGACGAGCATCTCGCTGACCGGTCTCGCCCTGATCGTGGGTGGCGTCGTGCTGATGGCGCTGCGCCGCCGACGGGACAGGATCACCTTCACCAGCTGA
- a CDS encoding class I SAM-dependent methyltransferase yields the protein MSDLSAAFVRLHARLAPVPFVPEVSLHQADEPIGLWELTEGEFRSSQPPPFWAFAWAGGQGLARYVTDHPELVAGRRVLDLAAGSGLVAIAAARAGAATVRAVEIDERAVAAVALNAEANGVRVDAELGDILDSDADGAEVVLAGDVFYSEAMAKRMLRFLLRAARSGARVLVGDPGRAFLPRDRFHELAAYEVPVSEALESVRVKRTNVWELDPRPPGATR from the coding sequence GTGTCCGACCTTTCCGCGGCCTTCGTCCGGCTGCACGCCCGGCTCGCGCCGGTCCCGTTCGTCCCCGAGGTGTCGCTGCACCAGGCGGACGAGCCGATCGGCCTGTGGGAGCTGACCGAGGGCGAGTTCCGCAGCTCCCAGCCCCCGCCGTTCTGGGCCTTCGCCTGGGCGGGCGGCCAGGGGCTCGCCCGCTACGTCACCGACCACCCCGAGCTGGTCGCCGGCCGCCGGGTGCTCGACCTGGCCGCCGGCTCCGGCCTGGTCGCCATCGCCGCCGCGCGAGCCGGCGCCGCCACCGTCCGCGCCGTCGAGATCGACGAGCGGGCCGTCGCGGCCGTCGCGCTCAACGCCGAGGCCAACGGGGTACGCGTCGACGCCGAACTCGGCGACATCCTGGACTCCGACGCCGACGGCGCCGAGGTGGTGCTCGCCGGGGACGTCTTCTACAGCGAGGCGATGGCGAAGCGGATGCTGCGCTTCCTGCTCCGGGCCGCCCGCTCCGGCGCCCGGGTCCTCGTCGGCGACCCCGGCCGGGCCTTCCTGCCCCGCGACCGCTTCCACGAGCTGGCCGCCTACGAGGTCCCGGTCTCGGAGGCGCTGGAGAGCGTACGGGTGAAGCGCACAAACGTGTGGGAGCTGGACCCGAGGCCACCGGGAGCCACCCGCTAG
- a CDS encoding aldehyde dehydrogenase family protein: MALRLADGTAWSDTLARAVAATPEAFGSSADGRTRLHNLIEGDWRAVGAPTPVRTPVDNTVLVDLARLDADSARAAVAHAAAAHRDWAQTPLAERKARVTDALDALTAHRDLLAMLLVWEIGKPWRLACADVDRALDGVRWYVQEIDRMLADGREPLPGPVSNIASWNYPMSVLVHAELVQLLAGNAVIAKTPSQGGAVCLTVAHALMRRAGLPATLLSGSGEELSEVLVRAPEIGAVAFVGGRSNGGKVAAALLDSDKRHFIEQEGLNAWGIWDFSQWDLLAAHLKKGFEYGKQRCTAYPRFVVQRDLVDEFLDMYLPVVRSVRFGHPLAVDESWQAGDPLPELDFGPLISGAKADELRRKVDEAVRGGAVPLHRGKLDGAPFLDGQDTSAYVAPAVLLAPPGRSRLMHAEPFGPVDTIVVVDTTDELLAAMNASNGALVASLACDDTDEAAKLAVDLQAFKVGINKPRSRGDRDEPFGGRGASWKGAFVGGDLLVQAVTVGGDSRLYGNFPDYSSYPAT, encoded by the coding sequence ATGGCTCTCAGACTCGCCGACGGCACCGCCTGGTCCGACACCCTCGCCCGGGCGGTGGCCGCCACCCCGGAGGCCTTCGGGTCCTCGGCCGACGGCCGGACCCGGCTGCACAACCTGATCGAGGGTGACTGGCGCGCGGTCGGCGCACCCACCCCGGTCCGCACCCCGGTCGACAACACCGTCCTGGTCGACCTGGCCCGCCTCGACGCCGACTCGGCCCGCGCCGCCGTCGCGCACGCCGCCGCCGCGCACCGGGACTGGGCGCAGACCCCGCTCGCCGAGCGCAAGGCCCGGGTCACCGACGCCCTGGACGCCCTCACCGCCCACCGCGACCTGCTCGCCATGCTGCTGGTCTGGGAGATCGGCAAGCCGTGGCGGCTGGCCTGCGCCGACGTGGACCGCGCGCTGGACGGCGTCCGCTGGTACGTCCAGGAGATCGACCGGATGCTCGCCGACGGGCGGGAGCCGCTGCCCGGACCGGTCAGCAACATCGCCTCCTGGAACTACCCGATGAGCGTGCTGGTCCACGCCGAACTGGTGCAGCTCCTCGCCGGCAACGCGGTGATCGCCAAGACGCCGTCCCAGGGCGGCGCGGTCTGCCTCACCGTCGCGCACGCGCTGATGCGTCGGGCCGGGCTGCCCGCCACGCTGCTCTCCGGCAGCGGCGAGGAACTCTCCGAGGTGCTCGTCCGCGCCCCCGAGATCGGCGCGGTCGCCTTCGTCGGCGGCCGCTCCAACGGCGGCAAGGTCGCCGCCGCGCTGCTCGACTCCGACAAGCGGCACTTCATCGAGCAGGAGGGCCTCAACGCCTGGGGCATCTGGGACTTCTCCCAGTGGGACCTGCTCGCCGCCCACCTGAAGAAGGGCTTCGAGTACGGCAAGCAGCGCTGCACCGCGTACCCGCGGTTCGTGGTCCAGCGCGACCTGGTCGACGAGTTCCTCGACATGTACCTGCCGGTGGTCCGCTCGGTCCGCTTCGGCCACCCGCTCGCCGTGGACGAGAGCTGGCAGGCCGGCGACCCGCTGCCCGAGCTGGACTTCGGCCCGCTGATCAGCGGCGCCAAGGCCGACGAGCTGCGCCGCAAGGTTGACGAGGCGGTACGCGGCGGCGCGGTGCCGCTGCACCGGGGCAAGCTCGACGGCGCGCCCTTCCTCGACGGCCAGGACACCTCCGCGTACGTGGCGCCGGCCGTGCTGCTCGCCCCGCCCGGCCGGTCCCGGCTGATGCACGCCGAGCCGTTCGGGCCGGTCGACACCATCGTCGTGGTGGACACCACCGACGAGCTGCTGGCCGCCATGAACGCCTCCAACGGCGCCCTGGTCGCGTCGCTGGCCTGCGACGACACCGACGAGGCGGCGAAGCTGGCGGTCGACCTCCAGGCGTTCAAGGTGGGCATCAACAAGCCCCGCTCCCGGGGTGACCGGGACGAGCCGTTCGGCGGCCGGGGCGCCTCCTGGAAGGGTGCCTTCGTCGGCGGCGACCTGCTGGTGCAGGCGGTCACCGTGGGCGGCGACAGCCGGCTCTACGGCAACTTCCCGGACTACAGCAGCTACCCGGCCACCTGA